A DNA window from Maribellus comscasis contains the following coding sequences:
- the hemA gene encoding glutamyl-tRNA reductase, whose amino-acid sequence MIGLAGINHKTSPIEIREQFSISKEEIIPFSELLQDDTGISDIVVLSTCNRTEIYFSQMKYDNVTAAKLIYRTLKKFKGIENKYWHLFYNYGNSEAVRHLFEVSSGIDSMIIGEDQIIGQIKEAYQYCTDAALTDAVLMRLFQKSFEAGKRVRSETKIKMGTTSISSAAVQKCFQLYDSLNDKRVLMIGAGDTGRLVLQHLNKSGVKRITVSNRTEEKAKRLAERYRCAMLPFDQMANHLFLYDIIIVATGSSVPLVTREMITDSQEKRENKPQVFVDISVPRNIEKNVEEMENIQLFTIDALQKTVDTNVEKRMHSVSSAREIIDEIVDEFSEWLSSRSLRPAIKMITEIMQKVSNEELLGYYKADTEDKQQAINEFSTHLTQKYTRLFIKNLKEITENGKNTESLQIINKLFNFVYEHEEVEE is encoded by the coding sequence ATGATAGGCCTTGCAGGTATCAATCATAAAACTTCGCCGATTGAAATCAGGGAGCAGTTTTCGATCTCAAAGGAAGAAATCATACCTTTTTCAGAACTTCTTCAGGATGATACTGGTATTTCAGACATAGTTGTACTATCCACTTGCAACAGAACGGAGATTTATTTTTCGCAGATGAAATACGATAATGTAACGGCAGCTAAGTTGATTTACAGAACGTTGAAGAAGTTTAAAGGGATTGAAAACAAATATTGGCATTTGTTTTACAATTACGGCAATTCGGAGGCGGTTCGGCATTTATTTGAAGTATCATCCGGAATTGATTCCATGATTATTGGCGAGGATCAAATTATCGGACAAATAAAGGAAGCCTACCAGTACTGCACCGATGCCGCTCTTACCGACGCTGTTCTGATGCGTTTGTTTCAAAAGTCGTTTGAAGCGGGTAAACGGGTTCGTTCGGAAACCAAAATAAAAATGGGAACCACGTCAATCAGTAGTGCTGCGGTTCAGAAATGTTTTCAATTGTACGACAGTTTGAATGATAAAAGGGTTTTGATGATTGGAGCCGGCGATACCGGAAGATTGGTACTGCAACATTTGAATAAGAGCGGTGTAAAAAGAATAACGGTGTCAAATCGTACCGAGGAAAAAGCAAAAAGACTGGCAGAACGGTACAGATGCGCAATGCTTCCTTTTGACCAAATGGCGAACCATCTTTTTCTGTATGATATTATTATCGTTGCAACAGGATCATCTGTTCCGCTTGTGACACGCGAGATGATTACCGATTCGCAGGAGAAAAGAGAAAATAAACCACAGGTTTTTGTCGATATTTCGGTTCCGCGGAATATTGAGAAAAATGTTGAAGAAATGGAAAATATTCAGCTGTTTACTATCGATGCACTGCAAAAAACAGTAGATACAAATGTGGAGAAAAGGATGCATAGCGTTTCTTCGGCAAGGGAAATTATTGATGAAATTGTTGACGAATTTTCGGAATGGCTGTCAAGTCGATCCTTACGTCCGGCGATAAAAATGATTACCGAAATAATGCAAAAGGTTTCAAACGAAGAGCTTTTGGGTTATTATAAAGCAGATACCGAAGATAAACAACAGGCAATTAATGAATTCTCCACTCACCTGACTCAAAAATATACACGTCTTTTTATTAAAAACCTGAAAGAGATAACCGAGAACGGAAAGAATACTGAATCATTACAAATCATAAATAAGTTGTTTAATTTTGTTTATGAACATGAAGAAGTAGAGGAATGA
- a CDS encoding amidohydrolase translates to MYKWPVFFIHFIILISMISCSNKKQVDLIVTGAKIYTVDDNFSTAESIAVKDGKIVAAGTHDTILSEFSGKEVIDAEGKYIYPGFNDAHCHFNGYATNLMQYADLRGTETQEEIYERLKQHHDKFGGDWILGRSWDQNDWPGKSFPDKTRLDELFPDIPVYLVRVDGHAGWCNSKTLEIAGVTADSKVSGGQVIIRNGEPTGILIDNAMGLVGEYIPEITSERQQKGLLEAQKNCFAVGLTSVTDAGLSKSTISLMEEMQNKGRLKMRINAMLNPTDENFETFVKTGPKQGDRLTVNTIKIYADGALGSRGALLLEDYFDDFGNSGLQIESQEYYDKICQLAYDNNFIVATHCIGDSANRLMLNTYAEFLKGKNDRRWRIEHAQIIHPDDFQKFAEYSVVPSIQATHCTSDMYWAGKRLGEWRLRGAYAYQTLLQQNGWLPNGTDFPVENIEPLYTFYASLFRTDHTGRPLGGWQLNEGLTRKQTLRSMTIWGAKASFEENKKGSLEPGKYADFIILDTDLMEASPEEVLNTKIESTWVNGEKVFNLK, encoded by the coding sequence ATGTACAAATGGCCGGTGTTTTTTATCCATTTTATTATTCTGATTTCGATGATTTCATGCTCAAATAAAAAACAAGTTGATTTAATTGTTACAGGTGCAAAAATTTACACCGTAGACGACAACTTTTCAACCGCAGAAAGTATTGCTGTTAAAGACGGAAAAATTGTCGCTGCTGGAACGCATGACACTATTCTCTCAGAATTTTCAGGTAAAGAAGTTATTGATGCAGAAGGCAAATATATTTATCCCGGCTTTAACGATGCCCATTGCCATTTTAACGGATACGCCACTAACCTGATGCAATATGCCGATTTACGCGGAACAGAAACCCAGGAGGAAATTTATGAGCGATTAAAGCAACACCACGATAAATTTGGCGGAGATTGGATTTTAGGCCGCAGCTGGGATCAGAATGACTGGCCCGGAAAATCGTTCCCTGACAAAACTCGCCTCGATGAATTATTCCCCGACATTCCGGTTTACCTTGTACGTGTAGACGGGCATGCCGGCTGGTGCAATTCAAAAACACTGGAAATTGCAGGTGTTACTGCCGATTCAAAAGTTTCCGGTGGCCAGGTTATAATCAGAAACGGCGAACCCACCGGAATTTTAATTGACAACGCCATGGGGCTGGTTGGAGAATACATTCCTGAAATCACTTCGGAACGCCAACAAAAAGGATTGCTGGAAGCGCAAAAAAATTGTTTTGCCGTGGGACTCACTTCGGTTACCGATGCCGGTTTATCAAAATCAACAATATCGCTGATGGAGGAAATGCAAAATAAAGGCAGGCTAAAAATGCGAATAAATGCTATGCTAAATCCAACAGATGAAAATTTTGAAACCTTTGTAAAAACCGGGCCAAAACAGGGTGATCGACTGACTGTAAATACCATAAAGATTTATGCCGACGGCGCGCTTGGTTCGCGCGGCGCATTGTTACTCGAAGACTATTTTGATGATTTCGGCAACAGCGGGCTTCAAATTGAATCGCAGGAATATTATGATAAAATTTGCCAACTGGCTTACGACAACAATTTTATTGTTGCCACTCACTGTATTGGCGACAGTGCCAACCGTTTAATGTTGAATACGTATGCAGAATTTCTGAAAGGCAAAAACGATCGTCGCTGGCGCATTGAACATGCACAGATAATTCATCCCGACGATTTCCAAAAGTTTGCTGAATACTCGGTTGTTCCTTCTATTCAGGCAACGCATTGTACTTCCGATATGTACTGGGCCGGCAAACGACTTGGCGAATGGCGGCTAAGAGGCGCGTATGCTTATCAAACCTTACTACAACAGAATGGCTGGTTACCAAACGGAACCGATTTCCCGGTAGAAAATATTGAACCGCTTTATACTTTTTATGCATCGCTTTTCCGTACTGACCACACCGGAAGGCCGCTGGGTGGCTGGCAACTCAACGAAGGACTTACCCGGAAACAAACGCTTCGTTCCATGACAATCTGGGGGGCAAAAGCCTCGTTTGAAGAAAACAAAAAAGGTAGCCTTGAACCCGGTAAATATGCAGATTTTATTATTCTGGATACCGATTTAATGGAAGCCTCTCCGGAAGAGGTTTTAAATACAAAAATTGAAAGTACCTGGGTGAATGGGGAGAAGGTTTTTAATTTGAAATAA
- the ribB gene encoding 3,4-dihydroxy-2-butanone-4-phosphate synthase — translation MKTINNFGRNYKERVENAISKLKSGRGIILVDDEDRENEGDIIFSAERMTEANMALMIRECSGIVCLCLTPEKSKSLQLRQMVEHNSSKNQTAFTISIEAKEGVTTGVSAKDRIHTIKTAIAKNAKPSDLAHPGHVFPLTACENGVFERRGHTEGSVDLVKLGGLGDTAVLCELTNQDGTMARLPEIIDFAEKHDMSVVTIEDIIQYRTQSTNEVDNEQ, via the coding sequence ATGAAAACCATCAACAACTTCGGACGCAATTACAAGGAACGTGTAGAAAATGCAATCAGCAAATTAAAAAGTGGCAGAGGAATTATACTTGTCGATGATGAAGACAGGGAAAATGAAGGCGACATTATTTTTTCTGCAGAAAGAATGACCGAAGCCAACATGGCACTGATGATACGCGAATGCAGCGGTATTGTATGTTTGTGCCTCACTCCCGAAAAAAGCAAAAGCCTGCAATTGCGGCAAATGGTAGAACACAACAGCAGCAAAAATCAAACGGCATTTACCATTTCTATTGAAGCCAAAGAAGGCGTAACGACAGGCGTTTCGGCAAAAGATCGGATTCACACCATAAAAACAGCGATAGCAAAAAATGCAAAACCATCTGACTTGGCGCATCCCGGACATGTTTTTCCCTTAACAGCATGCGAAAACGGTGTATTTGAAAGAAGAGGACATACCGAAGGAAGTGTGGATTTGGTAAAGCTTGGTGGGCTTGGTGACACGGCTGTTTTATGCGAATTGACAAATCAGGACGGAACGATGGCCAGACTACCTGAAATTATTGATTTTGCAGAAAAACATGATATGTCGGTGGTTACCATTGAAGATATTATTCAATACCGAACTCAATCAACAAATGAAGTCGATAATGAACAATAA
- a CDS encoding helix-turn-helix domain-containing protein, giving the protein MDQYDFFKTKYGSELLIDLIRLENLEKYISEGKPHVLSYYDITLITEGVGEFLLDEYRYNIEPAKIYFSSPMQVRKWEIGKTPKGLVLIFEEEFLGTFFNDSEFVQRLSYFNATGHEPVLSLDSSDFDYLKTILKNIEEEIVGQQEKDNHILRALLYQVLVWLNRRFIQLNSVSEPAVCKYIFEFRKLVNQHFQNQHSVSFYAGKLNITAGHLNSVIKQHSGVSPKDFIQNRVFLEAKRLLLYSDLSVAEIAWKLNFQDDSYFVRAFKNKIGYTPHSYKNVINP; this is encoded by the coding sequence ATGGACCAATACGACTTTTTTAAAACCAAATATGGCTCCGAGCTGCTTATCGATCTGATAAGGCTCGAAAACCTTGAAAAATATATTTCGGAAGGTAAACCGCATGTATTGTCGTATTACGATATTACACTAATCACAGAAGGTGTTGGGGAATTTTTACTCGATGAGTACCGTTACAACATAGAACCGGCAAAAATATATTTTTCTTCTCCGATGCAAGTTCGCAAATGGGAAATTGGCAAAACCCCAAAAGGATTGGTTTTAATTTTTGAAGAGGAATTTTTGGGAACTTTTTTTAACGATTCGGAGTTTGTACAACGTTTATCCTATTTTAATGCCACCGGTCACGAACCTGTTCTTTCGCTGGATAGTTCTGATTTTGACTATCTCAAAACCATTCTAAAAAATATTGAAGAAGAAATTGTCGGGCAACAGGAAAAAGACAACCACATATTGCGGGCCTTGTTGTATCAGGTTTTAGTTTGGCTAAATCGCCGGTTTATCCAATTAAATTCCGTGTCGGAGCCGGCTGTTTGTAAATATATTTTTGAATTTCGTAAACTGGTCAACCAACATTTTCAAAACCAGCATTCAGTAAGTTTTTATGCCGGTAAACTGAATATAACTGCCGGCCATTTAAACAGCGTGATAAAACAACATTCTGGAGTTTCACCAAAAGATTTTATTCAAAATCGTGTATTTCTTGAAGCCAAAAGATTACTGCTGTATTCTGATTTGTCGGTGGCTGAAATAGCCTGGAAATTAAACTTTCAGGATGATTCTTATTTTGTAAGGGCATTTAAAAACAAGATTGGCTACACTCCACATTCATATAAAAATGTTATAAATCCATGA
- a CDS encoding PD40 domain-containing protein, with translation MKTTLLLILFFSIALSASAQQNSFDYFGLPSPEDKIELFAPGIVSLENTKEYSLAVSPVGDEVFFATGTWPECKIMHVKKMESGWSKPEVAFFSRDCFAVEPAFSPDGKYLYFSSSKGEKDIKQYSIRRMEKAGNKWVNAKKIIDITNPDILEFHPSITNEGTIYFCAWDLKTNKGSIYKSDYLNGVYSEPAKENVPFEGNCSVTNPFVDPAGKFIITSTEVENSKSKYDAFISYRNKEGWAKPVNFGKRFNSSEVDDSFDISPDGKFLFIYKNDNVYRTETKGVIQ, from the coding sequence ATGAAAACTACCCTTTTATTGATTTTGTTCTTTTCGATAGCACTGTCTGCATCGGCACAACAAAACAGTTTTGACTATTTTGGACTTCCCTCTCCCGAAGATAAAATTGAGCTTTTTGCACCCGGCATCGTTTCGCTGGAAAATACAAAAGAATATTCGCTGGCTGTTTCTCCTGTGGGGGATGAAGTCTTTTTTGCTACCGGTACATGGCCTGAATGCAAAATAATGCATGTAAAAAAAATGGAAAGTGGCTGGTCGAAACCCGAAGTTGCTTTTTTCTCCAGAGACTGTTTTGCCGTGGAACCTGCTTTTTCTCCTGATGGCAAATACTTGTATTTTTCTTCGAGCAAAGGAGAAAAAGACATCAAACAATATAGTATCCGGCGCATGGAAAAAGCGGGGAACAAATGGGTGAACGCCAAAAAAATAATCGACATTACAAACCCGGATATTTTAGAATTTCACCCGAGCATAACCAACGAAGGAACCATTTATTTTTGCGCATGGGACTTAAAGACCAACAAAGGAAGTATTTATAAATCGGATTATTTGAATGGTGTTTATTCAGAACCCGCAAAAGAGAATGTACCTTTTGAAGGAAATTGCAGCGTAACCAATCCGTTTGTTGATCCCGCCGGAAAATTTATAATAACCTCAACAGAAGTTGAAAACAGCAAAAGTAAATACGACGCATTTATTTCTTACAGGAATAAAGAAGGTTGGGCGAAACCGGTTAATTTTGGAAAGCGTTTTAATTCTTCTGAGGTGGATGATTCTTTTGACATTTCGCCCGACGGAAAGTTCTTATTTATTTACAAAAATGATAATGTTTACCGCACAGAAACAAAAGGAGTAATACAATAA
- a CDS encoding DUF2461 domain-containing protein: MFNGFTKTGIQFLKDLAANNNKEWFELNRQIYEKNLLTPLRQLVSDLQLPLKSMDAEIETSPAINKTISKIYRDTRFSADKSPFRTEQWISFKRPTKIWGNVPEFYFYFTPEKYGYGVGFYSATPQNMEKIRSYILAYPEKFEPIIASYNTQNLFIPGGENYKRPVTNSLPEKFQEWFQKKSLYLGCEKDIDTVFFSVNLKDTLENAFAENARLYHFWLEAIL; the protein is encoded by the coding sequence ATGTTTAACGGATTTACAAAAACAGGAATTCAGTTTCTGAAAGACCTGGCGGCCAACAACAATAAAGAATGGTTTGAACTGAACCGACAGATATACGAAAAAAACCTCCTGACACCATTGAGGCAATTGGTAAGCGATTTACAACTGCCGCTAAAAAGTATGGATGCAGAAATTGAAACTTCTCCGGCAATAAACAAAACCATTTCGAAGATATACCGCGACACCCGTTTCTCGGCTGATAAATCGCCGTTCAGAACAGAACAATGGATATCGTTCAAACGACCGACGAAAATCTGGGGCAATGTTCCTGAATTCTATTTCTATTTTACTCCTGAAAAATATGGTTACGGAGTGGGTTTTTATTCGGCTACTCCGCAAAACATGGAGAAAATAAGAAGCTACATTCTTGCATATCCGGAAAAATTCGAACCGATTATTGCCAGCTACAACACCCAAAACCTGTTTATTCCGGGAGGAGAGAATTACAAACGCCCCGTTACAAATTCTCTCCCTGAGAAATTCCAGGAATGGTTTCAGAAAAAAAGTCTGTATTTAGGTTGCGAAAAAGATATAGACACTGTGTTCTTCTCTGTTAATTTAAAAGATACCCTGGAAAATGCTTTTGCAGAAAATGCCCGGCTTTATCATTTCTGGCTTGAAGCCATTCTTTAA
- a CDS encoding SIMPL domain-containing protein produces MKKIILIAFVVFSISSFAQPGEKNFIDQNYIEVTGNAEMEIVPDKIYLKIVVNEKDFKGKEDLQKLEKSMIQALSKIGIDVSEQLTIRDMASNFQKYWLKGTEINSVKEYQLKVESANTAGQVIRDLETLGLSNISVEKIDHSKIQEFKTEVKVMAIKAAKEKAVSLTGAINQKIGKAIYIQEQNNHIYNALQGKVAGISNIAVRGYGYSDEMELTQPDIEFEKIKLEYSILVRFEIE; encoded by the coding sequence ATGAAAAAAATAATTTTAATTGCTTTTGTAGTTTTTTCGATTTCCTCTTTTGCTCAGCCCGGAGAGAAGAATTTTATCGACCAAAACTATATTGAAGTTACTGGAAACGCAGAAATGGAAATTGTTCCTGATAAGATTTATCTGAAAATTGTTGTAAATGAAAAAGATTTCAAAGGAAAAGAAGACCTTCAGAAATTGGAGAAATCGATGATTCAGGCGCTTTCCAAAATAGGAATCGATGTGTCAGAACAACTTACAATCAGAGACATGGCAAGTAACTTTCAAAAGTACTGGCTAAAAGGAACCGAAATCAATTCAGTTAAAGAATACCAGCTAAAAGTAGAAAGCGCCAATACAGCCGGCCAGGTAATCAGGGATCTTGAAACTTTAGGATTATCAAATATTTCTGTTGAAAAAATTGACCATTCCAAAATACAGGAATTCAAAACCGAAGTAAAAGTGATGGCGATAAAAGCGGCAAAAGAAAAGGCGGTTTCATTAACCGGCGCAATCAATCAAAAAATTGGAAAAGCAATATACATCCAGGAACAAAATAACCACATCTATAATGCTCTTCAGGGAAAAGTTGCCGGAATATCAAATATCGCTGTCAGAGGATATGGCTATTCTGATGAAATGGAGTTAACACAACCTGACATTGAATTTGAAAAAATAAAACTGGAATACTCCATACTGGTAAGGTTTGAAATTGAGTAA
- a CDS encoding class I SAM-dependent DNA methyltransferase: MKIQEAYNNWAEQYDSNKNRTRDLEAISLQNTLQNIPFETCLEIGCGTGKNTEWLIQKAQEVVAVDFSEGMLAVAQEKINSDKVEFHHGDITKKWNFATKQFDLVTFSLVLEHIENLSDIFKKAADFVVTGGIVYVGELHPFKQYQGTKARFESDNGQQVLTCFSHHISDFTQAAKQNGFQIAEINEYFDDDNRNALPRILTLLLKKR, translated from the coding sequence ATGAAAATCCAGGAAGCATACAACAACTGGGCTGAACAATATGATAGCAATAAAAACCGGACAAGAGATTTGGAAGCGATTTCGTTGCAAAACACGCTGCAAAATATACCTTTTGAAACCTGCCTGGAAATAGGTTGCGGAACCGGGAAAAATACGGAATGGCTCATTCAAAAAGCACAAGAAGTTGTTGCTGTCGACTTTTCGGAAGGAATGCTTGCGGTTGCACAGGAAAAAATAAATTCAGATAAGGTAGAATTTCATCATGGCGATATTACCAAAAAATGGAACTTTGCCACTAAACAATTTGACCTGGTAACTTTCAGCCTTGTTCTGGAACACATCGAAAATCTCAGCGATATTTTTAAAAAAGCTGCTGATTTTGTGGTGACCGGAGGAATTGTATATGTTGGTGAACTGCATCCTTTTAAACAATACCAGGGAACAAAAGCCCGGTTTGAAAGCGACAATGGACAACAGGTGCTTACCTGTTTTAGCCATCATATTTCCGATTTTACACAAGCTGCCAAACAAAACGGCTTTCAAATTGCAGAAATCAATGAATATTTTGATGACGACAACAGAAATGCCCTTCCCAGAATATTGACCTTACTTTTGAAGAAGAGGTAA
- a CDS encoding two-component regulator propeller domain-containing protein: protein MKTQLIFLLILFLLYSCKDEMAQEDFLSDYSSEIRFDNSEWLLQGRDISCIDFDSDGNAWIASGSDLIFYNGTDTQIFNAESTINDLAVAQNGTVWLGTQDKGLARFKGKSFRWFTTDNSIIPRNYIHSIAVDSNNKVWFCSAQSDDGGLMSYDGRRFKLFSPENSILNQHVIQNLKIDKNDNIYFHTTGKVGKAAVFKISNSGKWEQLGGNDAKFYWLNSLDVTSDSKVFIYTDHSLSSCFNCYTDEILYYENEKWNALETPFDVNFMPSSFFLDKRNYVWTIFSGPNGYFSFYVFDGDVWHQSEEGQVPEKYYKFIKTDVNNNIWLCTSDGILILKQE, encoded by the coding sequence ATGAAAACTCAACTCATATTTCTGTTGATTTTATTCCTCCTTTATTCATGCAAAGATGAAATGGCGCAGGAAGATTTCTTGTCAGATTATTCTTCCGAAATTCGTTTTGATAATTCGGAATGGTTATTACAGGGTCGGGATATCTCTTGTATTGATTTTGACAGTGACGGAAACGCCTGGATAGCTTCAGGTTCCGATTTGATTTTTTACAACGGCACAGATACGCAAATATTTAATGCGGAATCTACAATAAATGATTTGGCTGTTGCACAAAACGGGACAGTATGGTTGGGAACACAGGACAAAGGGTTGGCGCGTTTTAAAGGAAAAAGTTTTAGGTGGTTTACAACGGATAACTCAATTATTCCCCGAAATTACATTCACAGTATAGCAGTGGATTCAAACAATAAAGTCTGGTTTTGCAGCGCCCAAAGCGATGACGGAGGTTTGATGAGCTACGATGGAAGACGGTTTAAACTTTTTTCTCCTGAAAATTCAATTTTGAATCAGCATGTTATTCAAAACCTGAAAATTGACAAAAATGATAATATTTATTTCCATACAACAGGAAAAGTAGGAAAAGCAGCCGTTTTCAAAATAAGTAACAGTGGAAAATGGGAACAACTTGGCGGAAACGATGCAAAATTTTACTGGTTAAATTCACTTGATGTTACCTCCGATTCCAAAGTCTTTATTTACACCGACCATTCCTTATCATCGTGTTTTAATTGTTATACCGATGAAATTCTGTATTACGAAAATGAAAAATGGAATGCCCTGGAAACTCCTTTTGATGTGAATTTTATGCCCTCATCGTTCTTTCTGGATAAACGCAATTATGTTTGGACAATTTTTAGCGGACCGAACGGCTATTTCAGTTTTTATGTTTTTGATGGTGATGTGTGGCATCAATCTGAGGAAGGCCAGGTTCCGGAAAAGTATTACAAATTCATAAAAACAGATGTAAACAACAACATTTGGCTGTGTACCAGCGATGGTATTCTTATCTTGAAACAGGAATAA
- a CDS encoding methyltransferase family protein: MNFFDGLPFVSFWVLTGILTLRVFLLKKKGIQVSSKSGKKNKITRFLFPVFGLVFLLWLFEITKQAFQLSFLVLPDVFVKWLFGSIFLKVSGAVSIFLSLFFLTVTLVHFNTSLRFGLDESNRGKLVTTGVFSISRNPFFLSLDLYFLGIALIFPNLFFIGFTFLAFLGVHFFILKEEKFLRKVYGEAYEKYAEKVRRYF, encoded by the coding sequence ATGAATTTTTTCGATGGATTACCATTTGTGAGCTTTTGGGTTCTTACCGGAATTTTAACGCTACGGGTTTTTCTGCTAAAGAAAAAGGGTATTCAGGTAAGTTCAAAATCCGGGAAAAAGAACAAAATAACCAGGTTTCTTTTCCCTGTTTTTGGACTCGTTTTTTTGCTCTGGCTTTTCGAAATTACAAAACAGGCTTTTCAGCTTTCATTTTTAGTCCTTCCCGATGTCTTTGTAAAATGGCTTTTTGGAAGTATTTTTTTAAAAGTTTCAGGAGCAGTTTCTATTTTTCTTTCCTTGTTTTTTTTGACAGTAACTCTGGTACATTTTAACACTTCGCTGCGCTTTGGACTTGACGAAAGTAACAGGGGAAAACTGGTTACTACAGGCGTATTTTCTATTTCACGTAATCCGTTTTTTCTTTCGCTTGATCTTTATTTTCTGGGAATTGCGCTGATTTTTCCTAACCTGTTTTTTATCGGTTTTACCTTTCTTGCTTTCCTTGGTGTTCATTTTTTTATTCTGAAAGAGGAAAAATTTCTTCGAAAAGTATACGGAGAGGCATATGAAAAGTATGCTGAAAAAGTAAGAAGATATTTCTAA
- a CDS encoding DUF3570 domain-containing protein: protein MKKILFTVFFIFGGFVLCLAQNQDSTKVYKKKVLENAEVDFLMSLYQQEGDHSAVGGGVGTEELTDGTPTIVISLPLNDDDVLTIDAGISAYTSASSSNINPFNSSGASRGGEDDDDDEHEEEEDDFRPGTSGTPTGTPWLASSGASRSDELISLHVDYSHSSDSRNFIWGSNVSFSNEYDYTSVGFGGNITGLFNEKNTELGLKGTVYLDQWKPIYPTELHEYAIYGNNFLNQGYFSGVDVISQNGTISANYHPDDFTAFTNKERNSYSVSFFLSQILSKRLQAALFFDLVKQEGLLSTPYHRIYFADKANYYIGEANYIPVYTTPQNRGVYQLADDIERLPSTRFKIPIGARVNYYINETFVLRTYYRYYTDDWGLEAHTANIDLPVRFGPKFSITPSYRFYTQNAVKYYAPYETHLSTEQYYTSDPDLAKFNSNQYSVALNYNDIFNDFKISRLGLKNANIKFSHYERSDGLRANIVSVGFKFIFK from the coding sequence ATGAAAAAAATACTATTCACGGTCTTTTTTATTTTTGGAGGTTTTGTGCTGTGTTTGGCGCAAAATCAGGATTCGACAAAAGTGTACAAGAAAAAAGTACTCGAAAATGCAGAGGTTGATTTTTTAATGAGTCTTTATCAGCAAGAGGGGGATCATTCTGCAGTTGGCGGGGGAGTAGGAACTGAAGAACTAACCGACGGAACACCTACAATTGTAATTAGCCTGCCGCTAAACGATGATGACGTGTTAACCATTGATGCAGGAATTTCGGCCTACACTTCTGCTTCTTCGAGTAACATAAATCCGTTCAACAGCAGCGGGGCATCACGTGGAGGGGAAGATGATGATGATGACGAGCACGAAGAAGAAGAAGATGATTTTCGACCCGGTACTTCCGGTACTCCTACCGGGACGCCCTGGCTTGCTTCATCAGGAGCCTCGCGAAGCGATGAACTGATTTCGTTGCATGTTGATTACAGCCACAGTTCCGATTCCAGGAATTTTATCTGGGGTTCCAATGTTTCTTTTTCAAATGAATACGACTACACCTCCGTTGGTTTTGGTGGCAACATAACGGGTTTATTTAATGAAAAAAATACCGAACTGGGCTTAAAAGGAACGGTGTATCTTGACCAATGGAAACCTATTTACCCCACCGAACTTCATGAATATGCTATTTATGGCAATAACTTTTTAAATCAGGGATATTTTTCGGGTGTCGATGTAATTAGTCAGAACGGAACGATCTCTGCAAATTATCATCCCGATGATTTTACTGCATTTACAAATAAGGAACGCAATTCATATTCTGTGTCATTTTTTCTGTCTCAAATTTTGAGTAAACGCTTGCAGGCCGCTTTATTTTTCGATCTGGTAAAACAGGAGGGTTTGCTTTCCACACCTTATCACCGGATTTATTTTGCCGATAAAGCGAATTACTATATTGGTGAAGCTAATTATATTCCGGTTTATACAACACCACAAAACCGCGGTGTTTACCAACTGGCAGATGATATTGAGCGTCTGCCGTCAACTCGATTTAAAATTCCAATTGGGGCGAGGGTGAATTATTACATCAACGAAACATTTGTGTTAAGAACATATTACCGGTATTATACCGACGACTGGGGATTAGAAGCTCATACTGCAAACATTGATTTGCCTGTCCGGTTTGGGCCAAAATTTTCAATTACGCCATCGTACAGGTTTTACACACAAAACGCGGTGAAGTATTATGCGCCCTACGAAACGCATTTGTCAACTGAACAATATTATACTTCCGATCCTGACCTGGCGAAATTTAACAGTAATCAGTATAGCGTTGCCCTGAATTACAATGATATTTTTAACGATTTTAAAATTAGCAGGCTGGGTTTAAAAAATGCAAATATAAAATTTAGTCATTATGAGCGAAGCGATGGGTTAAGAGCAAATATTGTTTCGGTGGGATTTAAGTTTATTTTTAAATAA